One segment of Pan paniscus chromosome 20, NHGRI_mPanPan1-v2.0_pri, whole genome shotgun sequence DNA contains the following:
- the LOC103783591 gene encoding leukocyte immunoglobulin-like receptor subfamily B member 1 isoform X1 → MHQGLIHPQSRAVGGDAMTPILMVLICLGLSLGPRTHVQAGSLPKPTLWAEPGSVITQGSPVTLRCQGSLETQEYHLYREKKTALWITRIPQELVKKGQFPIPPITWEDAGRYRCYYGSHTAGRSENSDPLELVVTGAYSKPTLSALPSPVVTSGGNVTLQCVSQVEFDGFILCKEGEDEHPQCLNHARGSSRAIFSVGPVSPSRRWSYRCYAYDSSSPYVWSSPSDLLELLVLGVSKKPSLSVQPGPVVAPGEKLTLQCGSDAGYDRFVLYKDGERDFLQLAGAQPQAGLSQAIFTLGPVRPSHGGQYRCYGAHNLSSEWSAPSDPLDILITGQIPDRPSLSVQPGPTVASGENVTLLCQSWQQFHTFLLTKAGAADAPLHLRSTQKSPQYQAEFPMSPVTSAHAGTYRCYGSLNSDPYLLTHPSEPLELVVSGPSGGPSSPTTGPTYTSAGPEDQPHTPTGSDPQSAPGLGSGAGTRAAGLGRHLGVVIGFLVAVVLLLLLLLLLLFLVLRHRRQGKRWTSNQRKADFQHPAGAVGPEPTDRGLQRRSSPAADAQEENLYAAVKDTQPEDGVELDTRQSPHDEDPQAVTYAKVKHSRPRREMASPPSPLSEEFLDTKDRQAEEDRQMDTEPAASEAPQDVTYAQLNSLTLRWEAIEPPPSQEGPSPAVPSIYATLAIH, encoded by the exons ATG CACCAAGGGCTCATCCATCCGCAGAGCAGGGCAGTGGGAGGAGACGCCATGACCCCCATCCTCATGGTCCTGATCTGTCTCG GGCTGAGTCTGGGCCCCAGGACCCACGTGCAGGCAG GGTCCCTCCCCAAGCCCACCCTCTGGGCTGAGCCAGGCTCTGTGATCACCCAGGGGAGTCCTGTGACCCTCAGGTGTCAGGGGAGCCTGGAGACGCAGGAGTACCATctatatagagaaaagaaaacagcactCTGGATTACACGGATCCCACAGGAGCTTGTGAAGAAGGGCCAGTTCCCCATCCCACCCATCACCTGGGAAGACGCAGGGCGGTATCGCTGTTACTATGGTAGCCACACTGCAGGCCGGTCAGAGAACAGTGACCCTCTGGAGCTGGTGGTGACAG GAGCCTACAGCAAACCCACCCTCTCAGCTCTGCCCAGCCCTGTGGTGACCTCAGGAGGGAATGTGACCCTCCAGTGTGTCTCACAGGTGGAATTTGACGGCTTCATTCTGTGTAAGGAAGGAGAAGATGAACACCCACAATGCCTGAACCATGCCCGTGGGTCATCCCGGGCCATCTTCTCTGTGGGCCCCGTGAGCCCGAGTCGCAGGTGGTCGTACAGGTGCTATGCTTATGACTCGAGCTCTCCCTATGTGTGGTCTTCACCCAGTGATCTCCTGGAGCTCCTGGTCCTAG GTGTTTCTAAGAAGCCATCACTCTCAGTGCAGCCGGGTCCTGTCGTGGCCCCTGGGGAGAAGCTGACCCTCCAGTGTGGCTCTGATGCTGGTTACGACAGATTTGTTCTGTATAAGGACGGGGAACGTGACTTCCTCCAGCTCGCTGGCGCACAGCCCCAGGCTGGGCTCTCCCAGGCCATCTTCACCCTGGGCCCTGTGAGACCCTCCCACGGGGGCCAGTACAGATGCTACGGTGCACACAACCTCTCCTCCGAGTGGTCGGCCCCCAGTGACCCCCTGGACATCCTGATCACAG GACAGATCCCTGACAGACCCTCCCTCTCGGTGCAGCCGGGCCCCACAGTGGCCTCAGGAGAGAACGTGACCCTGCTGTGTCAGTCATGGCAGCAGTTCCACACTTTCCTTCTGACCAAGGCAGGAGCAGCTGATGCCCCCCTCCATCTAAGATCAACACAGAAATCTCCTCAGTACCAGGCTGAATTCCCCATGAGTCCTGTGACCTCAGCCCACGCGGGGACCTACAGGTGCTACGGCTCACTCAACTCCGACCCCTACCTGCTGACTCACCCCAGTGAGCCCCTGGAGCTCGTGGTCTCAG GACCCTCTGGGGGACCCAGctcccccacaacaggccccaccTACACATCTG CAGGCCCTGAGGACCAGCCCCACACCCCCACCGGGTCGGATCCCCAGAGTG CTCCGGGACTCGGCTCTGGTGCAGGAACAAGGGCTGCAG GTCTGGGAAGGCACCTGGGGGTTGTGATCGGCTTCTTGGTGGCCGTcgtcctcctgctcctcctcctcctcctcctcctgttcctcGTCCTCCGACACCGACGTCAGGGCAAACGCTGGACATCGA ACCAGAGAAAGGCTGATTTCCAACATCCTGCAGGGGCTGTGGGGCCAGAGCCCACAGACAGAGGCCTGCAGAGGAG GTCCAGCCCAGCTGCCGATGCCCAGGAAGAAAACCTCT ATGCTGCCGTGAAGGACACACAGCCTGAGGACGGAGTGGAGCTGGACACTCGG CAGAGCCCACACGATGAAGACCCCCAAGCAGTGACGTATGCCAAGGTGAAACACTCCAGACCTAGGAGAGAAATggcctcccctccttccccactgTCCGAAGAATTCCTGGACACAAAGGACAGACAGGCGGAAgaggacagacagatggacaCTGAG CCTGCTGCATCTGAAGCCCCCCAGGATGTGACCTATGCCCAGCTGAACAGCTTGACCCTCAGATGGGAGGCAATTGAGCCTCCTCCATCCCAGGAAGGGCCCTCTCCAGCGGTGCCCAGCATCTACGCCACTCTGGCCATCCACTAG
- the LOC103783591 gene encoding leukocyte immunoglobulin-like receptor subfamily B member 1 isoform X4 — MHQGLIHPQSRAVGGDAMTPILMVLICLGLSLGPRTHVQAGSLPKPTLWAEPGSVITQGSPVTLRCQGSLETQEYHLYREKKTALWITRIPQELVKKGQFPIPPITWEDAGRYRCYYGSHTAGRSENSDPLELVVTGAYSKPTLSALPSPVVTSGGNVTLQCVSQVEFDGFILCKEGEDEHPQCLNHARGSSRAIFSVGPVSPSRRWSYRCYAYDSSSPYVWSSPSDLLELLVLGVSKKPSLSVQPGPVVAPGEKLTLQCGSDAGYDRFVLYKDGERDFLQLAGAQPQAGLSQAIFTLGPVRPSHGGQYRCYGAHNLSSEWSAPSDPLDILITGQIPDRPSLSVQPGPTVASGENVTLLCQSWQQFHTFLLTKAGAADAPLHLRSTQKSPQYQAEFPMSPVTSAHAGTYRCYGSLNSDPYLLTHPSEPLELVVSGPSGGPSSPTTGPTYTSAGPEDQPHTPTGSDPQSGLGRHLGVVIGFLVAVVLLLLLLLLLLFLVLRHRRQGKRWTSNQRKADFQHPAGAVGPEPTDRGLQRRSSPAADAQEENLYAAVKDTQPEDGVELDTRSPHDEDPQAVTYAKVKHSRPRREMASPPSPLSEEFLDTKDRQAEEDRQMDTEPAASEAPQDVTYAQLNSLTLRWEAIEPPPSQEGPSPAVPSIYATLAIH; from the exons ATG CACCAAGGGCTCATCCATCCGCAGAGCAGGGCAGTGGGAGGAGACGCCATGACCCCCATCCTCATGGTCCTGATCTGTCTCG GGCTGAGTCTGGGCCCCAGGACCCACGTGCAGGCAG GGTCCCTCCCCAAGCCCACCCTCTGGGCTGAGCCAGGCTCTGTGATCACCCAGGGGAGTCCTGTGACCCTCAGGTGTCAGGGGAGCCTGGAGACGCAGGAGTACCATctatatagagaaaagaaaacagcactCTGGATTACACGGATCCCACAGGAGCTTGTGAAGAAGGGCCAGTTCCCCATCCCACCCATCACCTGGGAAGACGCAGGGCGGTATCGCTGTTACTATGGTAGCCACACTGCAGGCCGGTCAGAGAACAGTGACCCTCTGGAGCTGGTGGTGACAG GAGCCTACAGCAAACCCACCCTCTCAGCTCTGCCCAGCCCTGTGGTGACCTCAGGAGGGAATGTGACCCTCCAGTGTGTCTCACAGGTGGAATTTGACGGCTTCATTCTGTGTAAGGAAGGAGAAGATGAACACCCACAATGCCTGAACCATGCCCGTGGGTCATCCCGGGCCATCTTCTCTGTGGGCCCCGTGAGCCCGAGTCGCAGGTGGTCGTACAGGTGCTATGCTTATGACTCGAGCTCTCCCTATGTGTGGTCTTCACCCAGTGATCTCCTGGAGCTCCTGGTCCTAG GTGTTTCTAAGAAGCCATCACTCTCAGTGCAGCCGGGTCCTGTCGTGGCCCCTGGGGAGAAGCTGACCCTCCAGTGTGGCTCTGATGCTGGTTACGACAGATTTGTTCTGTATAAGGACGGGGAACGTGACTTCCTCCAGCTCGCTGGCGCACAGCCCCAGGCTGGGCTCTCCCAGGCCATCTTCACCCTGGGCCCTGTGAGACCCTCCCACGGGGGCCAGTACAGATGCTACGGTGCACACAACCTCTCCTCCGAGTGGTCGGCCCCCAGTGACCCCCTGGACATCCTGATCACAG GACAGATCCCTGACAGACCCTCCCTCTCGGTGCAGCCGGGCCCCACAGTGGCCTCAGGAGAGAACGTGACCCTGCTGTGTCAGTCATGGCAGCAGTTCCACACTTTCCTTCTGACCAAGGCAGGAGCAGCTGATGCCCCCCTCCATCTAAGATCAACACAGAAATCTCCTCAGTACCAGGCTGAATTCCCCATGAGTCCTGTGACCTCAGCCCACGCGGGGACCTACAGGTGCTACGGCTCACTCAACTCCGACCCCTACCTGCTGACTCACCCCAGTGAGCCCCTGGAGCTCGTGGTCTCAG GACCCTCTGGGGGACCCAGctcccccacaacaggccccaccTACACATCTG CAGGCCCTGAGGACCAGCCCCACACCCCCACCGGGTCGGATCCCCAGAGTG GTCTGGGAAGGCACCTGGGGGTTGTGATCGGCTTCTTGGTGGCCGTcgtcctcctgctcctcctcctcctcctcctcctgttcctcGTCCTCCGACACCGACGTCAGGGCAAACGCTGGACATCGA ACCAGAGAAAGGCTGATTTCCAACATCCTGCAGGGGCTGTGGGGCCAGAGCCCACAGACAGAGGCCTGCAGAGGAG GTCCAGCCCAGCTGCCGATGCCCAGGAAGAAAACCTCT ATGCTGCCGTGAAGGACACACAGCCTGAGGACGGAGTGGAGCTGGACACTCGG AGCCCACACGATGAAGACCCCCAAGCAGTGACGTATGCCAAGGTGAAACACTCCAGACCTAGGAGAGAAATggcctcccctccttccccactgTCCGAAGAATTCCTGGACACAAAGGACAGACAGGCGGAAgaggacagacagatggacaCTGAG CCTGCTGCATCTGAAGCCCCCCAGGATGTGACCTATGCCCAGCTGAACAGCTTGACCCTCAGATGGGAGGCAATTGAGCCTCCTCCATCCCAGGAAGGGCCCTCTCCAGCGGTGCCCAGCATCTACGCCACTCTGGCCATCCACTAG
- the LOC103783591 gene encoding leukocyte immunoglobulin-like receptor subfamily B member 1 isoform X2, with product MHQGLIHPQSRAVGGDAMTPILMVLICLGLSLGPRTHVQAGSLPKPTLWAEPGSVITQGSPVTLRCQGSLETQEYHLYREKKTALWITRIPQELVKKGQFPIPPITWEDAGRYRCYYGSHTAGRSENSDPLELVVTGAYSKPTLSALPSPVVTSGGNVTLQCVSQVEFDGFILCKEGEDEHPQCLNHARGSSRAIFSVGPVSPSRRWSYRCYAYDSSSPYVWSSPSDLLELLVLGVSKKPSLSVQPGPVVAPGEKLTLQCGSDAGYDRFVLYKDGERDFLQLAGAQPQAGLSQAIFTLGPVRPSHGGQYRCYGAHNLSSEWSAPSDPLDILITGQIPDRPSLSVQPGPTVASGENVTLLCQSWQQFHTFLLTKAGAADAPLHLRSTQKSPQYQAEFPMSPVTSAHAGTYRCYGSLNSDPYLLTHPSEPLELVVSGPSGGPSSPTTGPTYTSAGPEDQPHTPTGSDPQSAPGLGSGAGTRAAGLGRHLGVVIGFLVAVVLLLLLLLLLLFLVLRHRRQGKRWTSNQRKADFQHPAGAVGPEPTDRGLQRRSSPAADAQEENLYAAVKDTQPEDGVELDTRSPHDEDPQAVTYAKVKHSRPRREMASPPSPLSEEFLDTKDRQAEEDRQMDTEPAASEAPQDVTYAQLNSLTLRWEAIEPPPSQEGPSPAVPSIYATLAIH from the exons ATG CACCAAGGGCTCATCCATCCGCAGAGCAGGGCAGTGGGAGGAGACGCCATGACCCCCATCCTCATGGTCCTGATCTGTCTCG GGCTGAGTCTGGGCCCCAGGACCCACGTGCAGGCAG GGTCCCTCCCCAAGCCCACCCTCTGGGCTGAGCCAGGCTCTGTGATCACCCAGGGGAGTCCTGTGACCCTCAGGTGTCAGGGGAGCCTGGAGACGCAGGAGTACCATctatatagagaaaagaaaacagcactCTGGATTACACGGATCCCACAGGAGCTTGTGAAGAAGGGCCAGTTCCCCATCCCACCCATCACCTGGGAAGACGCAGGGCGGTATCGCTGTTACTATGGTAGCCACACTGCAGGCCGGTCAGAGAACAGTGACCCTCTGGAGCTGGTGGTGACAG GAGCCTACAGCAAACCCACCCTCTCAGCTCTGCCCAGCCCTGTGGTGACCTCAGGAGGGAATGTGACCCTCCAGTGTGTCTCACAGGTGGAATTTGACGGCTTCATTCTGTGTAAGGAAGGAGAAGATGAACACCCACAATGCCTGAACCATGCCCGTGGGTCATCCCGGGCCATCTTCTCTGTGGGCCCCGTGAGCCCGAGTCGCAGGTGGTCGTACAGGTGCTATGCTTATGACTCGAGCTCTCCCTATGTGTGGTCTTCACCCAGTGATCTCCTGGAGCTCCTGGTCCTAG GTGTTTCTAAGAAGCCATCACTCTCAGTGCAGCCGGGTCCTGTCGTGGCCCCTGGGGAGAAGCTGACCCTCCAGTGTGGCTCTGATGCTGGTTACGACAGATTTGTTCTGTATAAGGACGGGGAACGTGACTTCCTCCAGCTCGCTGGCGCACAGCCCCAGGCTGGGCTCTCCCAGGCCATCTTCACCCTGGGCCCTGTGAGACCCTCCCACGGGGGCCAGTACAGATGCTACGGTGCACACAACCTCTCCTCCGAGTGGTCGGCCCCCAGTGACCCCCTGGACATCCTGATCACAG GACAGATCCCTGACAGACCCTCCCTCTCGGTGCAGCCGGGCCCCACAGTGGCCTCAGGAGAGAACGTGACCCTGCTGTGTCAGTCATGGCAGCAGTTCCACACTTTCCTTCTGACCAAGGCAGGAGCAGCTGATGCCCCCCTCCATCTAAGATCAACACAGAAATCTCCTCAGTACCAGGCTGAATTCCCCATGAGTCCTGTGACCTCAGCCCACGCGGGGACCTACAGGTGCTACGGCTCACTCAACTCCGACCCCTACCTGCTGACTCACCCCAGTGAGCCCCTGGAGCTCGTGGTCTCAG GACCCTCTGGGGGACCCAGctcccccacaacaggccccaccTACACATCTG CAGGCCCTGAGGACCAGCCCCACACCCCCACCGGGTCGGATCCCCAGAGTG CTCCGGGACTCGGCTCTGGTGCAGGAACAAGGGCTGCAG GTCTGGGAAGGCACCTGGGGGTTGTGATCGGCTTCTTGGTGGCCGTcgtcctcctgctcctcctcctcctcctcctcctgttcctcGTCCTCCGACACCGACGTCAGGGCAAACGCTGGACATCGA ACCAGAGAAAGGCTGATTTCCAACATCCTGCAGGGGCTGTGGGGCCAGAGCCCACAGACAGAGGCCTGCAGAGGAG GTCCAGCCCAGCTGCCGATGCCCAGGAAGAAAACCTCT ATGCTGCCGTGAAGGACACACAGCCTGAGGACGGAGTGGAGCTGGACACTCGG AGCCCACACGATGAAGACCCCCAAGCAGTGACGTATGCCAAGGTGAAACACTCCAGACCTAGGAGAGAAATggcctcccctccttccccactgTCCGAAGAATTCCTGGACACAAAGGACAGACAGGCGGAAgaggacagacagatggacaCTGAG CCTGCTGCATCTGAAGCCCCCCAGGATGTGACCTATGCCCAGCTGAACAGCTTGACCCTCAGATGGGAGGCAATTGAGCCTCCTCCATCCCAGGAAGGGCCCTCTCCAGCGGTGCCCAGCATCTACGCCACTCTGGCCATCCACTAG
- the LOC103783591 gene encoding leukocyte immunoglobulin-like receptor subfamily B member 1 isoform X3 → MHQGLIHPQSRAVGGDAMTPILMVLICLGLSLGPRTHVQAGSLPKPTLWAEPGSVITQGSPVTLRCQGSLETQEYHLYREKKTALWITRIPQELVKKGQFPIPPITWEDAGRYRCYYGSHTAGRSENSDPLELVVTGAYSKPTLSALPSPVVTSGGNVTLQCVSQVEFDGFILCKEGEDEHPQCLNHARGSSRAIFSVGPVSPSRRWSYRCYAYDSSSPYVWSSPSDLLELLVLGVSKKPSLSVQPGPVVAPGEKLTLQCGSDAGYDRFVLYKDGERDFLQLAGAQPQAGLSQAIFTLGPVRPSHGGQYRCYGAHNLSSEWSAPSDPLDILITGQIPDRPSLSVQPGPTVASGENVTLLCQSWQQFHTFLLTKAGAADAPLHLRSTQKSPQYQAEFPMSPVTSAHAGTYRCYGSLNSDPYLLTHPSEPLELVVSGPSGGPSSPTTGPTYTSAGPEDQPHTPTGSDPQSGLGRHLGVVIGFLVAVVLLLLLLLLLLFLVLRHRRQGKRWTSNQRKADFQHPAGAVGPEPTDRGLQRRSSPAADAQEENLYAAVKDTQPEDGVELDTRQSPHDEDPQAVTYAKVKHSRPRREMASPPSPLSEEFLDTKDRQAEEDRQMDTEPAASEAPQDVTYAQLNSLTLRWEAIEPPPSQEGPSPAVPSIYATLAIH, encoded by the exons ATG CACCAAGGGCTCATCCATCCGCAGAGCAGGGCAGTGGGAGGAGACGCCATGACCCCCATCCTCATGGTCCTGATCTGTCTCG GGCTGAGTCTGGGCCCCAGGACCCACGTGCAGGCAG GGTCCCTCCCCAAGCCCACCCTCTGGGCTGAGCCAGGCTCTGTGATCACCCAGGGGAGTCCTGTGACCCTCAGGTGTCAGGGGAGCCTGGAGACGCAGGAGTACCATctatatagagaaaagaaaacagcactCTGGATTACACGGATCCCACAGGAGCTTGTGAAGAAGGGCCAGTTCCCCATCCCACCCATCACCTGGGAAGACGCAGGGCGGTATCGCTGTTACTATGGTAGCCACACTGCAGGCCGGTCAGAGAACAGTGACCCTCTGGAGCTGGTGGTGACAG GAGCCTACAGCAAACCCACCCTCTCAGCTCTGCCCAGCCCTGTGGTGACCTCAGGAGGGAATGTGACCCTCCAGTGTGTCTCACAGGTGGAATTTGACGGCTTCATTCTGTGTAAGGAAGGAGAAGATGAACACCCACAATGCCTGAACCATGCCCGTGGGTCATCCCGGGCCATCTTCTCTGTGGGCCCCGTGAGCCCGAGTCGCAGGTGGTCGTACAGGTGCTATGCTTATGACTCGAGCTCTCCCTATGTGTGGTCTTCACCCAGTGATCTCCTGGAGCTCCTGGTCCTAG GTGTTTCTAAGAAGCCATCACTCTCAGTGCAGCCGGGTCCTGTCGTGGCCCCTGGGGAGAAGCTGACCCTCCAGTGTGGCTCTGATGCTGGTTACGACAGATTTGTTCTGTATAAGGACGGGGAACGTGACTTCCTCCAGCTCGCTGGCGCACAGCCCCAGGCTGGGCTCTCCCAGGCCATCTTCACCCTGGGCCCTGTGAGACCCTCCCACGGGGGCCAGTACAGATGCTACGGTGCACACAACCTCTCCTCCGAGTGGTCGGCCCCCAGTGACCCCCTGGACATCCTGATCACAG GACAGATCCCTGACAGACCCTCCCTCTCGGTGCAGCCGGGCCCCACAGTGGCCTCAGGAGAGAACGTGACCCTGCTGTGTCAGTCATGGCAGCAGTTCCACACTTTCCTTCTGACCAAGGCAGGAGCAGCTGATGCCCCCCTCCATCTAAGATCAACACAGAAATCTCCTCAGTACCAGGCTGAATTCCCCATGAGTCCTGTGACCTCAGCCCACGCGGGGACCTACAGGTGCTACGGCTCACTCAACTCCGACCCCTACCTGCTGACTCACCCCAGTGAGCCCCTGGAGCTCGTGGTCTCAG GACCCTCTGGGGGACCCAGctcccccacaacaggccccaccTACACATCTG CAGGCCCTGAGGACCAGCCCCACACCCCCACCGGGTCGGATCCCCAGAGTG GTCTGGGAAGGCACCTGGGGGTTGTGATCGGCTTCTTGGTGGCCGTcgtcctcctgctcctcctcctcctcctcctcctgttcctcGTCCTCCGACACCGACGTCAGGGCAAACGCTGGACATCGA ACCAGAGAAAGGCTGATTTCCAACATCCTGCAGGGGCTGTGGGGCCAGAGCCCACAGACAGAGGCCTGCAGAGGAG GTCCAGCCCAGCTGCCGATGCCCAGGAAGAAAACCTCT ATGCTGCCGTGAAGGACACACAGCCTGAGGACGGAGTGGAGCTGGACACTCGG CAGAGCCCACACGATGAAGACCCCCAAGCAGTGACGTATGCCAAGGTGAAACACTCCAGACCTAGGAGAGAAATggcctcccctccttccccactgTCCGAAGAATTCCTGGACACAAAGGACAGACAGGCGGAAgaggacagacagatggacaCTGAG CCTGCTGCATCTGAAGCCCCCCAGGATGTGACCTATGCCCAGCTGAACAGCTTGACCCTCAGATGGGAGGCAATTGAGCCTCCTCCATCCCAGGAAGGGCCCTCTCCAGCGGTGCCCAGCATCTACGCCACTCTGGCCATCCACTAG
- the LOC103783591 gene encoding leukocyte immunoglobulin-like receptor subfamily B member 1 isoform X5 encodes MHQGLIHPQSRAVGGDAMTPILMVLICLGLSLGPRTHVQAGSLPKPTLWAEPGSVITQGSPVTLRCQGSLETQEYHLYREKKTALWITRIPQELVKKGQFPIPPITWEDAGRYRCYYGSHTAGRSENSDPLELVVTGAYSKPTLSALPSPVVTSGGNVTLQCVSQVEFDGFILCKEGEDEHPQCLNHARGSSRAIFSVGPVSPSRRWSYRCYAYDSSSPYVWSSPSDLLELLVLGVSKKPSLSVQPGPVVAPGEKLTLQCGSDAGYDRFVLYKDGERDFLQLAGAQPQAGLSQAIFTLGPVRPSHGGQYRCYGAHNLSSEWSAPSDPLDILITGQIPDRPSLSVQPGPTVASGENVTLLCQSWQQFHTFLLTKAGAADAPLHLRSTQKSPQYQAEFPMSPVTSAHAGTYRCYGSLNSDPYLLTHPSEPLELVVSGPSGGPSSPTTGPTYTSGPEDQPHTPTGSDPQSGLGRHLGVVIGFLVAVVLLLLLLLLLLFLVLRHRRQGKRWTSNQRKADFQHPAGAVGPEPTDRGLQRRSSPAADAQEENLYAAVKDTQPEDGVELDTRQSPHDEDPQAVTYAKVKHSRPRREMASPPSPLSEEFLDTKDRQAEEDRQMDTEPAASEAPQDVTYAQLNSLTLRWEAIEPPPSQEGPSPAVPSIYATLAIH; translated from the exons ATG CACCAAGGGCTCATCCATCCGCAGAGCAGGGCAGTGGGAGGAGACGCCATGACCCCCATCCTCATGGTCCTGATCTGTCTCG GGCTGAGTCTGGGCCCCAGGACCCACGTGCAGGCAG GGTCCCTCCCCAAGCCCACCCTCTGGGCTGAGCCAGGCTCTGTGATCACCCAGGGGAGTCCTGTGACCCTCAGGTGTCAGGGGAGCCTGGAGACGCAGGAGTACCATctatatagagaaaagaaaacagcactCTGGATTACACGGATCCCACAGGAGCTTGTGAAGAAGGGCCAGTTCCCCATCCCACCCATCACCTGGGAAGACGCAGGGCGGTATCGCTGTTACTATGGTAGCCACACTGCAGGCCGGTCAGAGAACAGTGACCCTCTGGAGCTGGTGGTGACAG GAGCCTACAGCAAACCCACCCTCTCAGCTCTGCCCAGCCCTGTGGTGACCTCAGGAGGGAATGTGACCCTCCAGTGTGTCTCACAGGTGGAATTTGACGGCTTCATTCTGTGTAAGGAAGGAGAAGATGAACACCCACAATGCCTGAACCATGCCCGTGGGTCATCCCGGGCCATCTTCTCTGTGGGCCCCGTGAGCCCGAGTCGCAGGTGGTCGTACAGGTGCTATGCTTATGACTCGAGCTCTCCCTATGTGTGGTCTTCACCCAGTGATCTCCTGGAGCTCCTGGTCCTAG GTGTTTCTAAGAAGCCATCACTCTCAGTGCAGCCGGGTCCTGTCGTGGCCCCTGGGGAGAAGCTGACCCTCCAGTGTGGCTCTGATGCTGGTTACGACAGATTTGTTCTGTATAAGGACGGGGAACGTGACTTCCTCCAGCTCGCTGGCGCACAGCCCCAGGCTGGGCTCTCCCAGGCCATCTTCACCCTGGGCCCTGTGAGACCCTCCCACGGGGGCCAGTACAGATGCTACGGTGCACACAACCTCTCCTCCGAGTGGTCGGCCCCCAGTGACCCCCTGGACATCCTGATCACAG GACAGATCCCTGACAGACCCTCCCTCTCGGTGCAGCCGGGCCCCACAGTGGCCTCAGGAGAGAACGTGACCCTGCTGTGTCAGTCATGGCAGCAGTTCCACACTTTCCTTCTGACCAAGGCAGGAGCAGCTGATGCCCCCCTCCATCTAAGATCAACACAGAAATCTCCTCAGTACCAGGCTGAATTCCCCATGAGTCCTGTGACCTCAGCCCACGCGGGGACCTACAGGTGCTACGGCTCACTCAACTCCGACCCCTACCTGCTGACTCACCCCAGTGAGCCCCTGGAGCTCGTGGTCTCAG GACCCTCTGGGGGACCCAGctcccccacaacaggccccaccTACACATCTG GCCCTGAGGACCAGCCCCACACCCCCACCGGGTCGGATCCCCAGAGTG GTCTGGGAAGGCACCTGGGGGTTGTGATCGGCTTCTTGGTGGCCGTcgtcctcctgctcctcctcctcctcctcctcctgttcctcGTCCTCCGACACCGACGTCAGGGCAAACGCTGGACATCGA ACCAGAGAAAGGCTGATTTCCAACATCCTGCAGGGGCTGTGGGGCCAGAGCCCACAGACAGAGGCCTGCAGAGGAG GTCCAGCCCAGCTGCCGATGCCCAGGAAGAAAACCTCT ATGCTGCCGTGAAGGACACACAGCCTGAGGACGGAGTGGAGCTGGACACTCGG CAGAGCCCACACGATGAAGACCCCCAAGCAGTGACGTATGCCAAGGTGAAACACTCCAGACCTAGGAGAGAAATggcctcccctccttccccactgTCCGAAGAATTCCTGGACACAAAGGACAGACAGGCGGAAgaggacagacagatggacaCTGAG CCTGCTGCATCTGAAGCCCCCCAGGATGTGACCTATGCCCAGCTGAACAGCTTGACCCTCAGATGGGAGGCAATTGAGCCTCCTCCATCCCAGGAAGGGCCCTCTCCAGCGGTGCCCAGCATCTACGCCACTCTGGCCATCCACTAG